From Tiliqua scincoides isolate rTilSci1 chromosome 2, rTilSci1.hap2, whole genome shotgun sequence, the proteins below share one genomic window:
- the LOC136640372 gene encoding zinc finger protein 665-like — translation MIPRGQEGSGRPERSPAPPWRRKLVVCLHRIPTEAEHSKVRESGLYPLHEETTSCKSSINKHSKSHPGEISFQCPERRKSFSSGTHLASHKKSHTQDKPSHQERSKKQEGNQAEKRRNKSDTSQGGDFIPVNSRKGTGKGNREDSGDQREPCGVSPETTAPDVEEMILRGQEGSGRPEASPAPPWRRKLIVCLHRIPTEEEHSKVRRSGLYPLHEEATSCKSSINRHSKSHPGEKSLQCPERRKSFSSGTHLASHKKIHTQEKDSHQERSKKQEGSQAEKRRNKSDASQGGNFIPVNPRKGTGKRKEKCPQCAKTFSCKSKLRAHQRTHTGEKPFECSECGKCFSGKGSLNYHYRTHTGEKPYECLKCGKSFSVSSSLAVHERTHTGEKPFECSECGKCFRQVSGLTSHQRTHTREKPYHCQECGKHFRDKNILTLHLRTHTGEKPYKCVECAKSFSLSSSLALHERTHTGEKPYKCLECAKSFSVSSSLISHHRTHTGEKPYKCLECGKCFSQSSHMTMHQKIHIGEKPYKCLECGKCFSRNNSLNLHQRIHTGEKPYQCLECGKNFRRSSHLTSHQRIHTGEKPYKCLECGKSFTVNSSLTSHQRTHTGEKPYKCFKCGKSFSLSTSLTYHERTHTGDKPYKCLECGKSFSASGDLTKHRRIHTGERPYKCLECGKSFRSSGELTSHQRTHAGEKPYKCLECGKSFSMSSTLTVHLRTHTGENQ, via the coding sequence ATGATCCCAAGAGGCCAAGAAGGATCTGGGAGGCCAGAGCGAAGCCCAGCACCTCCCTGGAGGAGAAAACTCGTTGTTTGTCTCCATAGAATACCAACTGAAGCGGAACattccaaagtaagggaaagtggGTTGTATCCTTTGCATGAGGAAACAACCAGTTGTAAATCCAGCATTAATAAACACAGCAAAAGCCACCCAGGAGAGATATCATTTCAGTGTCCTGAGAggagaaagagcttcagttcaGGCACACATCTTGCTtcccataagaagagccacacACAGGATAAACCTTCACATCAAGAGAGATCAAagaagcaggagggaaaccaggcagagaaaaggaggaataaatcTGACACTTCTCAGGGTGGCGATTTCATCCCAGTTAATTCCAGAAAAGGAACTGGAAAGGGAAACAGAGAAGACAGTGGGGATCAGAGGGAGCCATGTGGAGTTTCCCCAGAAACAACTGCACCTGATGTGGAGGAAATGATCCTAAGAGGCCAAGAAGGATCTGGGAGGCCGGAGGCAAGCCCAGCACCTCCCTGGAGGAGAAAACTCATTGTTTGTCTCCACAGAATTCCAACTGAAGAGGAACATTCCAAAGTAAGGAGAAGTGGGTTGTATCCTTTGCATGAGGAAGCAACCAGTTGTAAATCCAGCATTAATAGACACAGCAAATCCCACCCAGGAGAGAAATCATTACAGTGTCCTGAGAggagaaagagcttcagttcaGGCACACATCTTGCTTCCCATAAGAAGATCCACACTCAGGAGAAAGATTCACATCAAGAGAGATCAAAGAAGCAGGAGGGAAGCCAGGCtgagaaaaggaggaataaatcTGACGCTTCTCAGGGTGGAAATTTCATTCCAGTTAATCCCAGAAAAGGAActggaaagaggaaggaaaaatgcccTCAATGTGCAAAGACCTTTAGCTGTAAATCAAAACTTAGagcacatcaaagaacccacactggggagaagccatTTGAATGTtcggagtgtggaaagtgtttcaGTGGGAAAGGAAGCCTCAATTACCATTAtcgaacccacacaggagagaaaccatatgaatgcctgaagtgtggaaagagcttcagtgttaGTTCAAGCCTCGCTgtgcatgaaagaacccacacaggggagaagccatttgaatgctcagagtgtggaaagtgtttcCGTCAGGTCTCTGGCCTGActtcacatcaaagaacccatacgagggagaaaccatatcattgtcaggagtgtggaaagcacTTCCGTGACAAAAATATCCTGACTTtgcatctaagaacccacacaggggagaaaccatataaatgcgtggagtgtgcaaagagcttcagTTTGAGTTCAAGCCTTGCTctgcatgaaagaacccacacaggggagaaaccatataaatgcctggagtgtgcaaagagcttcagtgtgagctcaagcctgaTTTCACATCACAGAACTCACActggtgagaaaccatataaatgcttggagtgcggaaaATGCTTTAGTCAAAGCTCACACATGACTATGCATCAAAAAATCCATataggagagaaaccatataaatgtttggagtgtggaaagtgtttcaGTAGGAATAATAGTTTGAATctgcatcagagaatccacacaggggagaagccatatcagtgcttggagtgtggaaagaacttcagacGTAGTTCGCACCTGACttcacatcaaagaatccacaccggagagaaaccatataaatgcctggagtgtggaaagagctttaccGTGAACTCAAGCCTGActtcacatcaaagaacccacaccggagagaaaccatataaatgcttcaagtgtggaaagagcttcagtttaAGTACAAGCTTGACTTATCATGAGAGAACTCACACTGGGGataaaccatataaatgcttggagtgtggaaagagctttagtgcaAGTGGAGACCTCACAAAACATCgaagaatccacacaggtgagagaccatataaatgcttggagtgtgggaagagcttcaggtCAAGTGGAGAACTCACTAGCCATCAAAGAACCCAcgcaggagagaaaccatataaatgcttggagtgtgggaagagcttcagtatgAGCTCAACCCTGACTGtgcatctaagaacccacacaggggagaatcaATAG